In the Tautonia marina genome, one interval contains:
- a CDS encoding PEP-CTERM sorting domain-containing protein: MAVIVAIGSSVEVHAGIVLHVSGYTDQAVTTISGTNSFGSITDDGAGNIYFTGASTRNVYRHNAGGTASLESLNSIPLGIELVGNDLYVGTNIGEIYRLDTTNPGAGATLVENIGGELMGMAVAPSTFGAYAGQLIISSRDKVVAFDTVTSTSSTVYSGSGLYPALAFGGKGLFVADYSDRQLFNLTSTGFYRPFAPMSGSPGGIAINPNSGEVFIANESAGAIDRYSRQGRYLGRFASNVSWDGGYYPSFFSFTRDGSALLYGERRIGDPNVGIRQITGFEVAAVPEPSTFASGLLGVALIGAGWLRRRRRAA; encoded by the coding sequence ATGGCGGTGATCGTGGCAATCGGCTCCTCGGTGGAAGTCCACGCGGGGATCGTCCTGCATGTGTCTGGCTATACGGACCAGGCTGTCACCACGATTTCCGGGACGAACAGCTTTGGCTCGATCACCGACGACGGCGCGGGCAACATCTATTTCACGGGGGCGTCCACCCGAAACGTTTACCGCCACAACGCCGGCGGGACCGCTTCCCTCGAGAGCCTCAACAGCATCCCTCTCGGTATCGAGTTAGTTGGAAATGATCTGTATGTCGGCACAAATATTGGGGAAATCTACCGTCTCGACACGACAAACCCAGGGGCCGGGGCGACCCTGGTGGAGAACATCGGCGGCGAACTGATGGGGATGGCGGTGGCGCCTTCGACGTTTGGGGCGTATGCTGGCCAGCTCATCATCTCCAGCAGAGACAAGGTTGTGGCCTTCGATACGGTCACTTCTACGTCCAGCACGGTGTACTCCGGCTCGGGCTTGTATCCTGCGCTCGCGTTCGGTGGTAAAGGCCTGTTCGTGGCGGATTATTCCGACCGGCAGCTCTTCAACCTCACCTCAACCGGGTTTTACAGACCCTTCGCGCCCATGTCGGGCTCCCCGGGAGGCATCGCGATCAATCCGAATAGCGGCGAGGTTTTCATTGCGAATGAGTCCGCAGGGGCGATCGATCGCTACAGCAGGCAAGGGAGGTATCTCGGCAGGTTCGCCTCGAACGTCAGCTGGGACGGGGGCTACTACCCGTCGTTCTTCTCCTTCACGCGGGACGGATCGGCGCTGCTCTACGGCGAGCGGCGGATCGGAGACCCGAACGTCGGTATCCGTCAGATCACCGGGTTCGAGGTTGCCGCCGTCCCCGAGCCTTCCACCTTTGCCAGCGGCCTCCTCGGCGTCGCCTTGATTGGAGCTGGGTGGTTGCGGCGACGGCGACGAGCCGCCTGA
- a CDS encoding cation diffusion facilitator family transporter, whose protein sequence is MSHSHEHGPRNYGLAFGLGVVLNLVYIAVETGYGFWANSLALLADAGHNLTDVLGLLMAWAGYAMARIPPTERHTYGWRGSTILAALFNGLILLAAVGAITWEAIRRFSEPAEPGGLTIVVVAAIGVVINTATALLFLKGREGDLNIRGAFLHMAADAGVSLGVVIAGLGIRWTGWNWIDPTTSLIIAAVIFSSTWGLLRESVNLAVQAVPSGIDPSAIRDYLSSLAGVEDVHDLHIWAMSTTEVALTAHLVKPDPVGDDELLTRVADELHDRFGIEHTTLQLERRRAESCRQAAPGSL, encoded by the coding sequence ATGAGCCATTCCCATGAGCACGGCCCGAGAAACTACGGCCTGGCGTTCGGGCTCGGCGTGGTCCTCAACCTCGTCTATATCGCCGTCGAGACGGGCTACGGCTTCTGGGCGAACTCACTCGCGCTGCTGGCCGACGCGGGGCATAACCTGACCGATGTGCTCGGCCTGCTCATGGCCTGGGCCGGCTACGCGATGGCCCGGATCCCGCCGACCGAGCGACACACCTACGGCTGGCGCGGCTCAACCATCCTCGCCGCCCTATTCAACGGGCTGATCCTGCTGGCCGCCGTCGGCGCGATCACCTGGGAGGCGATCCGCCGCTTCTCCGAACCAGCCGAGCCGGGCGGCCTGACCATCGTCGTCGTCGCCGCGATCGGCGTCGTGATCAACACCGCAACCGCGCTGCTGTTCCTCAAGGGCCGCGAGGGCGACCTCAACATCCGAGGCGCCTTCCTGCACATGGCGGCCGACGCGGGCGTGTCGCTGGGCGTCGTCATCGCCGGTCTCGGCATCCGCTGGACCGGCTGGAACTGGATCGACCCGACCACCAGCCTGATCATCGCCGCGGTCATCTTCTCCAGCACCTGGGGCCTGCTGAGAGAATCGGTCAATCTCGCCGTCCAGGCCGTCCCCTCGGGAATCGACCCCTCCGCAATTCGGGATTACCTCAGCTCCCTGGCCGGCGTCGAGGACGTGCATGACCTACACATCTGGGCCATGAGCACCACCGAAGTGGCCCTCACCGCCCACCTCGTCAAACCCGATCCCGTCGGCGACGATGAGCTGCTGACCCGCGTCGCCGACGAGCTGCACGACCGCTTCGGCATCGAACACACGACCCTCCAACTCGAGCGCCGCCGGGCCGAATCCTGCCGTCAGGCCGCGCCCGGCTCCCTCTGA
- a CDS encoding response regulator, whose protein sequence is MSRPRVLNVGQCGYDHSSIARFLQQSCNAQVDAADSSTEALDTLRSDPKRYDLVLVNRVFDRGGESGLDLIKTLRADPTLAEVPLMLVSNYPDAQQQALDLGALPGFGKSDLGDSTTAQRLRDALSSDGGF, encoded by the coding sequence ATGTCTCGCCCCCGCGTCCTGAACGTCGGCCAGTGCGGCTACGACCACTCCTCCATTGCGCGCTTCCTGCAGCAATCCTGCAACGCCCAGGTCGACGCCGCCGATTCCAGCACCGAGGCCCTCGACACGCTCCGATCCGACCCGAAGCGCTACGACCTCGTCCTGGTCAACCGCGTCTTCGACCGCGGCGGCGAGTCCGGCCTCGACCTGATCAAAACCCTCCGCGCCGACCCCACCCTCGCCGAAGTCCCCCTCATGCTCGTCAGCAACTACCCCGACGCCCAGCAACAGGCCCTCGACCTCGGCGCTCTCCCCGGCTTCGGCAAGTCCGACCTCGGCGACTCCACCACCGCCCAGCGCCTCCGAGACGCCCTCTCCTCCGACGGCGGCTTCTAA
- a CDS encoding suppressor of fused domain protein, translating to MPAEHDPDDLESGLERSASGSPIYRHQQPDRDWSPPESPALFLEEIEAHLKRHIGEVEHVFHELVSDLVHLDVLLIPEADDRPFKVLVTSGVSEQPMAVPEGLEEFRRAELMIALPHDWPLSEEDLRDEANYWPIRWLKSVGRLPHEYQTWIGWGHSIPNGDPAEPIGGTGFVGVVLLPPYGLDPEIFRLTTASGEPITFYLLVPLYPEEMALKLDQGIDAIEDRFDDIGFVLDPDRPNVARDGRGS from the coding sequence ATGCCCGCCGAGCACGACCCCGACGACCTGGAATCCGGGCTCGAACGATCGGCCTCCGGGAGCCCGATCTACCGTCACCAACAACCCGATCGCGACTGGTCGCCTCCCGAGTCGCCGGCCCTTTTCCTGGAGGAGATCGAGGCCCACCTGAAACGGCACATCGGCGAGGTCGAGCATGTTTTCCACGAACTCGTCTCCGACCTGGTCCACCTCGACGTCCTCCTGATCCCGGAGGCCGACGACCGGCCGTTCAAGGTCCTCGTGACCAGCGGGGTGAGCGAACAGCCGATGGCGGTCCCCGAGGGCCTGGAGGAATTCCGCAGGGCCGAACTGATGATCGCCCTGCCCCACGACTGGCCACTCTCCGAGGAAGACCTCCGCGACGAGGCCAATTACTGGCCCATCCGTTGGCTCAAGAGCGTCGGCCGCCTCCCCCACGAGTATCAGACCTGGATCGGCTGGGGCCACTCGATCCCCAACGGCGATCCCGCCGAGCCGATCGGGGGGACCGGCTTCGTCGGCGTCGTCCTCCTCCCCCCCTACGGCCTCGACCCCGAGATCTTCCGGCTCACCACGGCCTCGGGAGAGCCGATCACCTTCTACTTGCTGGTCCCTCTCTACCCCGAAGAGATGGCGCTGAAGCTCGACCAGGGCATCGACGCGATCGAGGACCGATTCGACGACATCGGCTTCGTGCTCGACCCCGATCGACCCAACGTCGCCCGCGACGGCCGAGGGTCGTGA
- a CDS encoding DUF697 domain-containing protein: protein MNRTIKSMAVLVSGFILLSFGVVVVNQTAGVVSLASEVHPMLGKGTLVVLLGSYGALIGVPVVLFFRLPKSLDPPLSEDDPDFDGHLDRLRSRLATNPVVTEPELNTRDGLHRAIGQLDQRADDLVKSTASVVFLSTAVSQNGQFDALIVLAAQSRMVWQIAHLYHQRPTVRDMTRLYANVAVTAFAAGAIDEIDLNQQVQPILGSTLGSAAGVIPGMQVAATVLVNSVMSGTANAYLTLRVGLIAKRYCGAIVVQPKPALRRAASAEAARMLGAIVSSGTKTISAAIFGAVRDKGVQTLDGLKQRATSTATAVGSSARGASTRFAGLFRRADGPIGPEAAGG from the coding sequence ATGAATCGCACCATCAAGAGCATGGCCGTCCTGGTCAGTGGGTTCATCCTGCTGTCCTTCGGTGTCGTCGTCGTGAACCAGACCGCCGGCGTCGTCTCCCTGGCGAGCGAGGTCCACCCGATGCTGGGCAAAGGAACGCTCGTCGTCCTGCTCGGCTCGTACGGCGCCTTGATCGGCGTGCCGGTCGTCCTCTTCTTCCGCCTGCCGAAGTCGCTCGACCCCCCTCTGAGCGAGGACGACCCCGACTTCGACGGCCACCTCGACCGCCTCCGCTCCCGCCTCGCCACCAACCCCGTCGTCACCGAGCCCGAACTGAACACCCGTGACGGCCTGCACCGCGCCATCGGGCAGCTCGACCAGCGCGCCGACGACCTCGTCAAGAGCACCGCCTCGGTCGTCTTCCTCTCGACCGCCGTCTCACAAAACGGCCAGTTCGACGCCCTGATCGTCCTGGCGGCTCAGTCCCGGATGGTCTGGCAAATCGCCCACCTCTACCACCAGCGGCCGACCGTCCGCGACATGACCCGGCTCTACGCCAACGTCGCCGTCACCGCCTTCGCCGCCGGAGCGATCGACGAAATCGACCTGAACCAGCAGGTCCAGCCGATCCTCGGCTCGACCCTCGGCTCTGCCGCCGGCGTCATCCCCGGCATGCAGGTCGCCGCCACCGTCCTGGTCAACTCCGTCATGTCCGGCACCGCCAACGCCTACCTGACCCTTCGCGTCGGCCTCATCGCCAAGCGCTACTGCGGTGCGATCGTCGTCCAGCCCAAGCCCGCGCTGCGCCGCGCCGCCTCGGCCGAGGCCGCCAGGATGCTCGGCGCCATCGTCTCCAGCGGCACCAAGACCATCTCCGCCGCCATCTTCGGCGCCGTCCGCGACAAGGGGGTCCAGACCCTCGACGGCCTCAAGCAACGGGCCACCTCCACCGCCACCGCCGTCGGCTCCTCCGCCCGAGGCGCCAGCACCCGCTTCGCCGGCCTCTTCCGCCGCGCCGACGGCCCCATCGGGCCCGAGGCCGCCGGCGGCTGA
- the acs gene encoding acetate--CoA ligase has protein sequence MASQPSGSGSIRSVLNENRVFPPPESFAKNARISSLQQYETLWNEAKQDPEAFWAARANELLTWSKPFETVLDWQAPHAKWFVDGQLNVAENCVDRHAEGPNADKPALVWIGEPGDEKTLTYKELRDEVSRFANVLKGLGVKKGDVVAIYLPMVPEAAIAMLACARIGAPHTVVFGGFSSEALAGRIQDCSAKVLVTSDGGYRRGKVVPLKANADGAVDHCPTIEKVVVLKRTADDVPMAEGRDVWWHELAETASTDCPAEPMDSEHPLYILYTSGSTGKPKGILHTTAGYLLGTTYSTQIVFDLKDDDIYWCTADVGWVTGHSYIVYGPLALGATVVMYEGAPNFPDEARFWKIIEDHKVTILYTAPTAIRAFMKWGKQFPQRHDLSSLRLLGSVGEPINPEAWMWYHEVIGGGKCPIVDTWWQTETGAIMISPLPGATPTTPGSATRPLPGIVPEILDHDGNPVPDGHGGLLAITQPWPSMLRTLWGDDDRFQQTYWSMFPGRYFTGDGARKDTDGNFWIMGRVDDVLNVSGHRLSTMEIESALVSHPRVAEAAVVGKPDDLKGQSVAAFVTLESGQEPSEELKKELAAHVVKEIGALARPDVIRFAEALPKTRSGKIMRRLLRDVAAGVESTGDTTTLEDFTVMAQLRQSDE, from the coding sequence ATGGCATCGCAACCTAGCGGCAGCGGATCGATTCGCAGTGTCCTGAACGAGAACCGCGTCTTTCCTCCTCCTGAGTCATTCGCCAAGAACGCTCGGATCTCAAGTCTCCAGCAGTACGAAACCCTCTGGAACGAAGCGAAGCAAGACCCCGAAGCCTTCTGGGCTGCTCGGGCGAACGAGCTGCTGACGTGGTCGAAGCCGTTCGAGACGGTGCTCGACTGGCAGGCGCCGCACGCCAAGTGGTTCGTCGACGGGCAACTGAACGTGGCCGAGAACTGCGTCGATCGTCACGCCGAAGGGCCGAACGCGGACAAGCCGGCCTTGGTCTGGATCGGCGAGCCGGGCGACGAGAAGACGTTGACCTACAAGGAGTTGCGTGACGAGGTGTCCCGCTTTGCCAACGTCCTGAAGGGGCTTGGCGTCAAGAAGGGGGACGTGGTCGCCATCTACCTGCCGATGGTCCCCGAGGCGGCCATCGCCATGCTCGCCTGTGCCCGGATCGGGGCGCCGCATACGGTGGTCTTCGGCGGGTTTAGTTCCGAGGCGCTCGCCGGCCGAATTCAGGACTGTTCGGCCAAGGTGCTGGTCACCTCCGACGGCGGCTATCGGCGCGGCAAGGTCGTGCCGCTGAAGGCCAACGCCGACGGCGCGGTCGATCATTGCCCGACGATCGAGAAGGTGGTGGTCCTGAAGCGGACCGCCGACGACGTGCCGATGGCCGAAGGGCGCGACGTCTGGTGGCACGAGCTTGCCGAGACCGCCTCGACCGACTGCCCGGCCGAGCCGATGGACAGCGAGCATCCGCTTTACATCCTGTACACCTCAGGATCGACCGGCAAGCCGAAGGGGATTTTGCACACGACGGCGGGATACCTGCTCGGTACGACCTATTCGACCCAGATTGTCTTCGACCTGAAGGACGACGACATTTACTGGTGCACGGCCGACGTCGGCTGGGTGACGGGACATAGTTACATCGTTTATGGACCGCTCGCGCTGGGGGCGACGGTCGTGATGTACGAAGGGGCGCCCAACTTCCCGGACGAGGCGCGGTTCTGGAAGATCATCGAGGATCACAAGGTCACGATCCTCTACACCGCGCCGACGGCCATCCGGGCGTTCATGAAGTGGGGCAAGCAGTTCCCGCAGCGGCACGACCTGTCGAGCCTCCGCCTGCTCGGCTCGGTGGGAGAGCCGATCAACCCCGAAGCCTGGATGTGGTATCACGAGGTCATCGGCGGCGGGAAGTGCCCGATCGTCGATACCTGGTGGCAGACCGAGACGGGGGCGATCATGATTTCCCCGTTGCCAGGCGCCACGCCGACGACTCCCGGATCGGCCACGCGACCCTTGCCGGGGATCGTCCCGGAGATTCTCGACCACGACGGCAACCCGGTGCCCGACGGTCACGGCGGCCTGCTGGCGATCACCCAGCCCTGGCCTTCGATGCTCCGGACCCTTTGGGGAGACGACGACCGCTTCCAGCAGACCTACTGGTCGATGTTCCCCGGCCGCTACTTCACCGGAGACGGCGCCCGGAAGGACACCGACGGGAACTTCTGGATCATGGGGCGGGTGGACGACGTCCTGAACGTCTCGGGCCACCGGCTCTCGACGATGGAGATCGAGTCGGCGCTGGTCAGCCACCCGCGCGTGGCCGAGGCCGCCGTTGTCGGCAAGCCGGATGACCTGAAGGGGCAGTCGGTCGCCGCGTTTGTGACCCTCGAATCGGGCCAGGAACCAAGCGAGGAACTGAAGAAGGAACTGGCCGCGCACGTCGTCAAGGAAATCGGCGCGCTGGCCCGGCCCGACGTGATCCGATTCGCCGAGGCGCTGCCCAAGACACGATCGGGCAAGATCATGCGCCGATTGCTCCGCGACGTGGCCGCCGGGGTGGAATCGACGGGCGACACGACCACGCTCGAAGACTTCACCGTGATGGCGCAGTTGCGGCAGTCGGACGAGTAA
- a CDS encoding sodium:solute symporter family transporter, with protein sequence MQGTGSVHWIDYSIIILFIVYAVRNGIKSKSVASKNVEEYFLAGRTLPGWKAGLSMAATQFAADTPLLVAGMIAVSGIFSLWRLWIYGVAFLVLGFILAGSWQRAGVITDAELTELRYGKKPAAALRGFKAIYFGTVFNCTVLAMVLLASTRIAEPFLTWNEWLPAFLFHPVVGLVEWMQLDLSTLHPGDPELFVRSANNLLSILAILLVTLSYSATGGLRSVVATDAVQLALALVATAAFAFMVIREVGGLGAIQAGIQEKFGEGFGPGGISAGEILAFTPSRAREISFALLAVYATQWFFQINADGTGYLAQRAMACRSPRDARIAALTLTTVQVFLRSLLWLPIGLGLMLILPTDLGPGGADRVEVEANAAAAVAAGAPAEPVPGAEPKEATAETLENERLVRDRIKEEREFAYVEGFKQMLPLGLLGLMLTGMLAALASTVDTHLNWGSSYWTNDLYKRFLSRRLFQRDPEPRELVWVARGSNVAILLIALVIMTQMPSIRDAWQASLLLGAGIGPLLLLRWIWWRINAWGEIAATIASLVLAMPLLLLIQTDDPDQAVWIEAVRMLLMALLASGVGIGTALYLGPEDATCLGEFYRRTRPPGFWGPIAEQNGGSAREDRLRLYRGIGAVIAAALSIFSMLVGIGSLICGSPPPTWWPHRPTWLTFCLLLGFGLMPVWYWLGFSEASAEPKSPPPEDPDRSEAAEQQVGAKLDTNQGTRRGDYQEE encoded by the coding sequence ATGCAAGGGACCGGATCAGTCCACTGGATTGACTATTCAATTATCATTCTGTTTATTGTTTACGCGGTTCGCAACGGCATCAAGTCGAAGTCGGTCGCGTCGAAGAATGTGGAAGAGTATTTCCTGGCCGGGCGGACCTTGCCCGGCTGGAAGGCGGGCCTGAGCATGGCGGCCACGCAGTTTGCGGCCGATACGCCGCTGCTGGTGGCGGGGATGATCGCGGTTTCGGGGATTTTCTCGCTCTGGCGGTTGTGGATTTATGGGGTTGCGTTTCTGGTGCTCGGGTTCATTCTGGCCGGAAGCTGGCAGCGGGCCGGGGTGATTACCGATGCCGAGCTGACCGAGCTGCGCTACGGGAAAAAACCCGCTGCCGCCTTGAGAGGGTTCAAGGCCATCTACTTCGGCACCGTCTTCAACTGCACGGTGCTGGCGATGGTGTTGCTGGCCTCGACCCGGATTGCCGAGCCGTTTCTGACCTGGAACGAGTGGCTTCCGGCGTTTCTGTTCCATCCGGTGGTCGGGCTGGTCGAGTGGATGCAACTGGATTTAAGCACGCTTCATCCGGGCGATCCGGAGCTGTTCGTTCGATCGGCGAATAATTTGCTGTCGATTTTGGCAATCTTGCTCGTCACCCTTTCCTATTCGGCCACGGGGGGATTGCGGAGCGTGGTTGCGACCGACGCCGTGCAGCTTGCCCTGGCGCTGGTCGCCACCGCGGCGTTTGCGTTCATGGTGATTCGAGAGGTCGGCGGCCTGGGGGCAATCCAGGCGGGGATTCAGGAGAAGTTCGGGGAAGGCTTCGGGCCGGGAGGAATCTCGGCCGGTGAAATCCTGGCGTTCACGCCTTCCAGGGCTCGCGAGATCAGTTTCGCCTTGCTGGCGGTTTATGCGACTCAATGGTTCTTTCAGATCAATGCCGATGGCACCGGCTATCTCGCCCAGCGCGCCATGGCTTGCCGATCACCGAGAGACGCCCGGATCGCGGCCCTGACCCTGACGACGGTCCAGGTCTTCCTCCGCAGCCTGCTCTGGCTGCCGATCGGCCTCGGGCTGATGTTGATTTTGCCGACCGATCTGGGCCCCGGCGGGGCCGACCGTGTCGAGGTCGAGGCGAACGCCGCCGCCGCCGTTGCGGCCGGTGCTCCCGCCGAGCCGGTTCCTGGTGCCGAGCCGAAGGAGGCCACGGCGGAAACTTTGGAGAACGAACGCCTTGTTCGGGATCGGATCAAGGAAGAACGCGAATTTGCCTATGTCGAAGGCTTTAAACAAATGCTCCCTTTGGGCCTGCTCGGCCTGATGCTCACCGGGATGCTCGCCGCCCTGGCCTCGACGGTGGATACGCACCTGAACTGGGGGTCGTCGTACTGGACGAACGATCTGTACAAGCGGTTCCTCAGCCGTCGCCTCTTTCAGCGCGATCCGGAGCCGAGGGAGCTGGTCTGGGTGGCCCGGGGCTCAAATGTGGCGATCTTGCTCATCGCGCTGGTCATCATGACCCAGATGCCCTCGATCCGGGATGCCTGGCAGGCCAGCCTTTTGCTCGGTGCCGGGATTGGGCCGTTGCTGTTGCTTCGATGGATCTGGTGGCGGATCAATGCCTGGGGAGAGATCGCCGCCACGATCGCCTCGCTTGTCCTGGCCATGCCGTTGCTGTTGCTCATTCAAACCGATGACCCGGATCAGGCGGTCTGGATCGAGGCGGTTCGGATGCTTCTGATGGCGCTGCTGGCTTCGGGCGTTGGGATCGGCACGGCGCTGTACCTGGGGCCGGAAGACGCGACATGCCTCGGCGAGTTTTACCGACGCACCCGACCTCCGGGCTTCTGGGGACCGATCGCCGAACAGAACGGCGGCAGTGCCCGCGAGGATCGGCTGCGATTGTACCGAGGCATTGGTGCGGTGATCGCCGCGGCGCTCTCGATTTTCTCGATGCTCGTGGGGATCGGTTCCTTGATCTGTGGCAGCCCTCCGCCGACCTGGTGGCCGCATCGGCCGACCTGGCTCACGTTCTGTCTGCTGCTGGGGTTTGGCCTGATGCCCGTCTGGTACTGGCTCGGATTTTCTGAAGCCTCGGCCGAGCCGAAATCGCCTCCCCCAGAGGACCCCGATCGGAGCGAGGCCGCCGAGCAGCAGGTCGGCGCGAAGCTCGATACGAACCAAGGAACACGCAGGGGGGATTACCAGGAGGAGTGA
- the sppA gene encoding signal peptide peptidase SppA — translation MNLARFAWILALLLPISFEAVRGDEDSQDAKTDAAQPAEAPKPAKVVDFTLKGSLDEAPAPLGLDGSPLETNLSTLLDRMAKAAADDEVKGLILRFRDLGVGPGKAHELRRAIAEFQESGKPIVAFLESAGNADYWVASAADRIVMPESGSLMISGLSAEVTFYKGLFDKLGVEPDYLQVGEYKGAAEPYTRTEMSPEFREELTEVLTDEFELLIQAIAEGRDLEPDAVRDLINNGPYTATKAREVGLIDDLAYPDQVESNLAENLGVEELDLLTKYGQPEPEDYSGLSGFMKLMQELSGEGKKAAKTSDPKIAVIYATGVIQSGKSSPGSLLGEAVMGSDTIIEQIQKAEEDDSVKAIVLRVDSPGGSALASDLMWRAIVEAKKPIVASMSDTAASGGYYISMGCDAIFAEPGTLTGSIGVVGGKFALGGLLEKVGVSTETVTVGKNGGLFSPFSRFSPEQEKAVRAMMEDTYRQFVSKAADGRDTEYEALNKLAGGRIYSGRRAKDLGLVDELGTLDDAIAHAKQLANLDPDQKVERLALPEPKSIFESLSESLDGLGIQAPQIRLESALPEPIRGMAVRAEQFRRLVEREPAVLILPFEVRIK, via the coding sequence ATGAACCTTGCGCGATTTGCCTGGATTCTTGCCCTCCTGCTCCCAATCTCCTTCGAAGCCGTCCGAGGCGACGAGGACTCACAGGACGCCAAAACAGACGCCGCCCAGCCTGCCGAGGCCCCGAAACCGGCCAAGGTGGTCGATTTCACCCTGAAGGGGTCGCTCGACGAGGCCCCTGCACCGCTCGGCCTCGACGGCTCGCCGCTCGAAACGAACCTCTCGACTCTGCTCGATCGCATGGCCAAAGCCGCGGCCGACGACGAGGTCAAGGGCCTCATCCTCCGCTTCCGCGATCTCGGCGTCGGCCCCGGCAAAGCCCACGAGCTGCGCCGGGCCATCGCCGAGTTTCAGGAGTCGGGCAAGCCGATCGTCGCCTTCCTCGAATCAGCCGGGAATGCCGATTACTGGGTCGCCTCGGCCGCCGACCGCATCGTCATGCCCGAAAGCGGCTCGTTGATGATCTCCGGCCTCTCGGCCGAGGTCACCTTTTATAAAGGCTTGTTCGACAAGCTCGGTGTCGAGCCCGACTACCTGCAGGTCGGCGAGTACAAAGGGGCCGCCGAACCCTACACCCGGACCGAGATGAGCCCCGAGTTCCGCGAGGAGTTGACCGAAGTCCTCACCGACGAGTTCGAGCTGCTCATCCAGGCGATCGCCGAGGGCCGCGATCTCGAACCCGATGCCGTCCGCGACCTCATCAACAACGGGCCTTACACCGCCACCAAGGCGCGTGAGGTCGGCCTCATTGACGACCTGGCCTATCCCGACCAGGTCGAATCGAATCTGGCCGAAAATCTCGGCGTCGAGGAACTCGACCTGCTCACCAAGTACGGTCAGCCCGAACCGGAAGATTATTCCGGCCTGAGCGGCTTCATGAAGCTCATGCAGGAGCTTTCGGGCGAGGGGAAGAAAGCGGCCAAGACCTCCGATCCGAAGATCGCCGTCATCTACGCCACCGGGGTCATCCAGTCGGGCAAGTCCTCTCCCGGCTCGCTCCTGGGCGAGGCCGTGATGGGTTCCGACACCATCATCGAGCAGATCCAGAAGGCCGAGGAGGATGATTCGGTCAAGGCCATCGTCCTTCGGGTCGATTCCCCCGGCGGCAGCGCCCTTGCCAGCGACCTGATGTGGCGGGCAATCGTCGAGGCCAAGAAGCCGATCGTCGCCAGCATGTCCGACACCGCCGCATCCGGCGGCTACTACATCAGCATGGGCTGCGACGCGATTTTCGCCGAGCCGGGCACCCTCACCGGGTCGATCGGCGTCGTCGGCGGCAAGTTCGCCCTCGGCGGCCTTCTGGAGAAAGTCGGCGTCTCGACCGAGACCGTCACCGTGGGGAAGAACGGCGGCCTCTTCTCCCCCTTCTCCCGCTTTAGCCCCGAGCAGGAAAAGGCCGTCCGGGCGATGATGGAAGACACCTACCGCCAGTTCGTCTCGAAGGCCGCCGACGGCCGCGACACCGAGTACGAGGCCCTCAACAAACTGGCCGGCGGCCGCATCTACTCGGGCCGGCGAGCGAAGGACCTCGGCCTCGTCGACGAGCTGGGCACCCTCGACGACGCCATCGCACACGCCAAGCAACTGGCCAATCTTGACCCCGACCAGAAGGTCGAACGGCTCGCCCTTCCCGAGCCGAAATCCATCTTCGAGTCCCTCTCCGAGAGTCTCGATGGCCTGGGCATCCAGGCTCCTCAGATCCGGCTCGAATCCGCCCTGCCCGAACCGATCCGCGGCATGGCCGTTCGTGCCGAGCAGTTCCGCCGCCTCGTCGAACGAGAGCCGGCCGTCTTGATCCTGCCCTTTGAGGTCAGAATCAAATAA
- a CDS encoding STAS domain-containing protein, with translation MSQGTRQRLQLETIDDVVVVSFTDNKIVSDEVIQEVGDQLYSLVDEQGHSRLLLNFNNVMYLSSAALGKLIQLKKKVGAAKGTMKLCCIHPDLLEVFKITRLDQVFPIFKDEQSALDSF, from the coding sequence ATGTCGCAAGGTACTCGCCAGCGACTCCAGCTTGAGACAATCGATGACGTGGTCGTGGTCAGCTTCACCGACAACAAGATCGTCTCGGACGAGGTGATCCAGGAAGTCGGCGATCAGCTTTACAGCCTCGTCGACGAGCAGGGGCATTCGAGGCTCCTGTTGAATTTCAACAACGTGATGTATCTTTCCAGCGCCGCGCTGGGCAAGCTCATCCAGTTGAAGAAGAAGGTCGGTGCCGCCAAGGGGACGATGAAGCTTTGCTGCATCCACCCCGATCTGCTGGAGGTCTTCAAGATTACCCGGCTCGATCAGGTGTTCCCGATCTTCAAAGACGAGCAGTCGGCCCTCGACTCGTTCTGA